The following are from one region of the Halogeometricum sp. S3BR5-2 genome:
- a CDS encoding DUF7500 family protein, with the protein MDDSEPLTPEELDFRRDPSVTPLGDGRYVVATARDDPPTPGGRTSRTRREAGQSDSEERSDGDSAAGMSAETETVDSEDPDYFVRLAARTDEGTFETRVADDDIGAVCAAMLRWYARRVSPEDDPAEVLSVLLSRSEFAFTAPTADR; encoded by the coding sequence ATGGACGACAGCGAGCCCCTCACCCCGGAGGAACTGGACTTCCGCCGCGACCCGAGCGTAACCCCCCTCGGCGACGGCCGGTACGTCGTCGCCACCGCCCGCGACGACCCGCCGACGCCGGGAGGCCGAACCTCGCGGACGCGACGCGAGGCGGGGCAGTCGGACAGCGAGGAACGGTCCGACGGCGATTCGGCGGCGGGAATGAGCGCCGAAACGGAAACGGTCGACTCGGAGGACCCGGACTACTTCGTCCGCCTCGCCGCGCGCACGGACGAGGGGACGTTCGAGACGCGCGTCGCGGACGACGATATCGGCGCCGTCTGCGCCGCGATGCTGCGGTGGTACGCGCGCCGCGTCTCCCCCGAGGACGACCCGGCGGAGGTACTGTCGGTGCTGCTCTCTCGCTCGGAGTTCGCCTTCACAGCCCCAACTGCCGACCGATGA
- a CDS encoding acyl-CoA dehydrogenase family protein, with amino-acid sequence MDFELPSEHRMIRDTVREFCEEEISPIAQEIEDEHRFPEEVFEELAGLDMLGVPVSEEYGGLGGDQLMYALVTEELGRVSGGIGLSYAAHVSLGSKPIEAFGTEAQKERWLRPLAEGDHLGAWALTEPGSGSDASDMDTTAEKDGDEWVLNGTKQFITNANVAGSVLVKAVTDPGEGYDGISTFIVDPRNDDGFEVTTVWEKMGLNSSPTCELAFDDVRIPEDRLLGEEGEGWTQTMKTLEGGRISIAALSTGLAQGAYEAAKTYAGDREQFGKPISKFDAIRDKLVDMHRKTERARLLTHKAATRYDAGESVTTESALAKLDASEAAREVAEDAVQVLGGYGYTEDFAPQRFYRDAKLMEIGEGTSEIQHLVIGRQLGL; translated from the coding sequence ATGGACTTCGAGTTGCCCTCCGAGCACCGGATGATACGGGACACCGTCCGGGAGTTCTGCGAGGAGGAGATTTCGCCCATCGCACAGGAGATAGAGGACGAGCACCGCTTCCCGGAGGAGGTGTTCGAGGAACTGGCCGGCCTCGACATGCTCGGCGTCCCCGTCTCCGAAGAGTACGGCGGACTCGGCGGCGACCAACTGATGTACGCCCTGGTCACCGAGGAACTCGGGCGCGTCTCCGGCGGCATCGGCCTCTCCTACGCGGCGCACGTCAGCCTCGGCTCCAAACCCATCGAGGCGTTCGGCACCGAGGCGCAGAAGGAACGCTGGCTCCGCCCCCTCGCCGAGGGCGACCATCTCGGCGCGTGGGCGCTGACCGAACCCGGGTCGGGGTCCGACGCCAGCGACATGGACACGACGGCCGAGAAGGACGGCGACGAGTGGGTGCTGAACGGGACGAAGCAGTTCATCACGAACGCCAACGTCGCCGGCTCCGTCCTCGTGAAGGCCGTCACCGACCCCGGCGAAGGCTACGACGGCATCTCCACCTTCATCGTCGACCCGCGGAACGACGACGGCTTCGAGGTGACGACGGTGTGGGAGAAGATGGGGCTGAACTCCTCGCCGACGTGCGAACTCGCCTTCGACGACGTCCGCATCCCCGAGGACCGACTGCTCGGCGAGGAAGGAGAGGGCTGGACGCAGACGATGAAGACGTTGGAGGGCGGGCGCATCTCCATCGCGGCGCTGTCGACCGGACTCGCGCAGGGCGCCTACGAAGCGGCGAAGACGTACGCCGGCGACAGGGAGCAGTTCGGTAAACCCATCTCGAAGTTCGACGCCATCCGCGACAAACTCGTGGACATGCACAGAAAGACCGAACGCGCGCGCCTCCTGACGCACAAGGCGGCGACGCGCTACGACGCCGGCGAGAGCGTCACCACCGAGTCGGCGCTGGCGAAACTCGACGCCTCCGAGGCGGCCCGCGAGGTGGCCGAGGACGCCGTGCAGGTGCTCGGCGGCTACGGCTACACCGAGGACTTCGCCCCCCAGCGGTTCTACCGCGACGCGAAACTGATGGAGATAGGCGAGGGGACCAGCGAGATTCAGCACCTCGTCATCGGTCGGCAGTTGGGGCTGTGA
- a CDS encoding universal stress protein — protein MYERILVPTDGSDPADGAVEHAVDLASTYGAEIHLLFVVDIRSAGQGEWALDAEAVFEAGRSHGETVVNEVADYVRSKDVAVTTAVRTGVPPEEIHDYADEEACDLVVMGTHGRTGLDRYLLGSVTEKVVRRSDVPVLTVRTASSD, from the coding sequence ATGTACGAGCGCATCCTCGTTCCGACCGACGGAAGCGACCCCGCCGACGGGGCGGTCGAACACGCCGTGGACCTCGCGAGCACGTACGGCGCCGAGATTCACCTCCTCTTCGTCGTCGACATCCGGTCGGCCGGACAGGGCGAGTGGGCCTTGGACGCCGAGGCCGTCTTCGAGGCGGGGCGAAGCCACGGCGAGACCGTCGTCAACGAGGTGGCCGACTACGTGCGCTCGAAGGACGTGGCGGTGACGACGGCGGTGCGGACCGGCGTCCCGCCCGAGGAGATACACGACTACGCCGACGAGGAGGCCTGCGACCTCGTCGTGATGGGGACGCACGGCCGGACCGGGCTGGACCGCTACCTTCTCGGGAGCGTGACGGAGAAAGTCGTCCGACGGTCGGACGTGCCGGTGTTGACCGTCCGGACCGCGTCGTCTGATTGA
- a CDS encoding RIO1 family regulatory kinase/ATPase, with translation MELRRLVRGRVDWPRLEAVVRELRERYGREELHVRFLEADNWLSTPMVVDDEWFVKVVSKQNSLVHALFTTGRNLGAFSSGTEGFFEHFGTPLEMAEHELEATRRMREIGLNAPEPVEAFEVDGLGVLVLEYLPHFQSLDRLDREREEQLAPAVFEALHTMHEHGLAHGDLRAENVLIVDDDVYFIDATSVSDEGAEDSRSYDLACALAAMEPLIGAKATVDAALESHTPADLLAALDFLDFVNIRPDHDFDAAALKGVIGQRAT, from the coding sequence ATGGAACTCCGCCGCCTCGTCCGGGGGCGCGTGGATTGGCCCCGTCTGGAGGCTGTCGTCCGCGAACTCCGAGAACGGTACGGACGCGAGGAACTGCACGTGCGCTTCCTCGAAGCCGACAACTGGCTCTCCACCCCCATGGTCGTCGACGACGAGTGGTTCGTCAAAGTCGTCTCCAAGCAGAACTCGCTGGTCCACGCCCTGTTCACCACCGGGCGCAACCTCGGCGCGTTCTCGTCGGGCACCGAGGGCTTCTTCGAGCACTTCGGGACCCCCTTGGAGATGGCCGAACACGAACTGGAAGCGACCCGCCGGATGCGCGAGATAGGACTGAACGCCCCCGAACCGGTCGAGGCGTTCGAAGTCGACGGACTCGGCGTCCTCGTCTTGGAGTATCTTCCACACTTCCAATCGCTGGACCGACTGGACCGCGAACGGGAGGAACAACTCGCGCCCGCCGTCTTCGAGGCGTTGCACACGATGCACGAACACGGACTCGCGCACGGCGACCTGCGGGCCGAGAACGTGCTCATCGTCGACGACGACGTCTACTTCATCGACGCGACGAGCGTGAGCGACGAGGGGGCCGAGGACTCCCGGTCGTACGACCTCGCGTGCGCCCTCGCCGCGATGGAACCGCTCATCGGCGCGAAGGCGACGGTCGACGCCGCGCTCGAATCGCACACCCCGGCGGACCTGCTCGCGGCGCTCGACTTCCTCGACTTCGTCAACATCCGCCCGGATCACGACTTCGACGCCGCGGCGCTGAAGGGCGTCATCGGACAGCGCGCGACGTAG
- a CDS encoding DUF4112 domain-containing protein has translation MSEPRLSPQEEGALRRVRLLADLMDDAVTIPGTDKSVGLDSLIGLVPVSGDIVTAAVSLYTVGEAIRADANRDIVGKMLFNIAVDLGVGSIPILGDIFDVFWKSNVRNAELLEEHLTGQ, from the coding sequence GTGTCAGAACCAAGACTCTCTCCGCAGGAAGAGGGCGCGCTCCGTCGCGTTCGACTCCTCGCGGACCTCATGGACGACGCAGTCACGATTCCGGGCACCGACAAGAGCGTCGGCCTCGACTCGCTCATCGGTCTCGTCCCCGTCTCGGGGGACATCGTGACCGCCGCCGTCTCGCTGTACACCGTCGGCGAAGCGATTCGGGCGGATGCGAACCGGGATATCGTCGGGAAGATGCTGTTCAACATCGCCGTCGACCTCGGCGTGGGCTCCATCCCCATCCTCGGGGATATCTTCGACGTCTTCTGGAAGTCGAACGTCCGGAACGCCGAACTCCTCGAAGAGCATCTCACCGGCCAGTAA